GCGCGGTCACGCCCTGCATCTGGGGCCGCGCACCCTCATCATGGGCATCCTCAATGTGACGCCCGATTCCTTCTCCGACGGCGGCCGCAGCGCTGCGCCGGACGATGCGCTGGCCAATGCCAGGCGGCTCGTCGCGGAGGGCGCGGACATGCTGGACGTGGGCGGCGAATCGACGCGGCCCGGCCATACACCGGTGGCGGCGGAAGACGAGTGGGCGCGCATCGCCCCGGTCATCCCCGCGCTGGTGGCGGAGATGGGCGTTCCGGTCTCTGTGGACACCTACAAGGCCGAGGTTGCCCGCCGGGCGCTGGAGGCGGGTGCCAGCATCGTGAACGATGTCTGGGGCTTCACCCGCGATCCCGACATGGCGAAGGTGGTGGCCGACCACGATGCGGCGGCGGTCGTGATGCACAACCGCGCCGAGGTGGATGAGACCCTCGATATCGTGACCGAGATGCTGGGCTTCTTCGAGCGCGTGCTCGAAATCGCCGACCGCGCCGGCGTGAAGCGGGAGAAGCTCGTGCTCGATCCCGGCATCGGCTTCGGCAAGAGCTTCCCGCAGAACCTCGCTGCCATCCGCCGCCTGCCTGAATTGCGCGTGCTGGGCCTTCCGATCCTCCTCGGTACCTCGCGCAAGTCCCTGATCGGCAAGGTGATCCAGACGACGCCGGCGGAACGGGTGCCGGGCACCATCGCCTCCAACGTCATCGCCATCATGGATGGGGTGGAGATCATCCGCGTGCACGATGTGGCCGCCCATGTGCAGGCCGCCCGCGTGGCCGAAGCGATCCGGGACGCCTCGTGACGACCGCCTATCTCTGCCTCGGCTCCAACCTTGGCGATCGCGAACAGACCATGGCGCAGGCCCTCGCCACCCTGTGCCGCGCCGGGCTCACCCTGCGCCGGAGCTCCTCATATTACGAAACGCCGCCTTGGGGACCCGTCCCGCAAGGGCCCTATCTCAACCAGGTGGTGGGGGTGGACAGCCCCATAGGGCCGCGAAGCCTGTTGGCGCTTGGGCTGGAGGTCGAGCGCATGCTCGGCCGTGACCGCGCGAACGAGGTGCGGTTCGGCCCGCGCCGCATCGATATCGACATCCTGCTGTTCGGTGACGAGACCGTCCGGGAAGACGATCTCGAAATCCCCCATCCGCGGCTCATGGAACGCGCCTTCGCGCTCGTTCCGCTCACCGAGATCGCGCCCGACATCGTGGTGGGCGGCATACGCGCGGCGGATGCGCTGGCCCAACTGGACCGGAGTGGCATTACGCGGCACGGCACGTAGGTCCACCCATACAAAAAAGCCCCGCGCCGGGAGGCGCGGGGCGTTGGCGCAAGGGCCGTCCTTGCAGGATTGTTCGGCGTCACATGGTCCGGACGTTGGTGGACCAGGTATCGACCTGGCGCTTCACCTCGTCCTTCGCATAGCCGTAGCGTTCCTGCAGCTTGCCTTCGAGAACCTCGCGGTTCCCGTTGATCTCGGTGAGGTCGTCGTCGGTGAGCTTGCCCCACTGGGTCTTCAGGTTGCCCGTGAACTGCTTCCAATTGCCTTCGATGCGATCCCAATTCATCGGCTCGTCCTCCGCGTGAGTGGAAAGATGCAACAAGAACGTTCACGCTTGAGCCGGAGTTCCGCTAAGTTTTGCATATCAAGGGAGGAACGATGACAGCCGCGGTGCACGACGACGAGAAGCTGGCCGCAGGCGTCGCGAAGGGAGAGAGGGCCGCGCTGGCGCGGGCCATCACACTTGTGGAATCGCGTCGCGCGGACCACCGCCGCCGCGCCCAGGCCCTCCTCCAGTCGCTGCTGCCGAAGACCGGCAACGCTTATCGCATCGGCATCACCGGCGTGCCGGGGGTCGGCAAATCCACCACCATCGACGCGCTCGGCACCTATCTGACAGGGCTTGGCCACAAGGTGGCGGTACTGGCCGTCGACCCCTCCTCCACCCGAACCGGCGGCTCCATCCTCGGCGACAAGACGCGCATGGCGCGGCTGTCCATCGATCCCGCCGCCTTCATCCGCCCCTCCCCGTCCGGCGGCACGCTGGGCGGCATCGCGGCCAAGACGCGCGAGACCATGCTCCTGTGCGAGGCGGCCGGATTCGACGTGGTGCTGGTGGAGACGGTGGGCGTCGGCCAGTCGGAGACGGCGGTGGCCGACCTGACCGACACCTTCCTCGTGCTCATGCTGCCCGGTGCCGGCGATGAACTGCAGGGCATCAAGAAGGGCGTTCTCGAGCTGGCCGACATCGTGGCCGTGAACAAGGCCGACGGCGACAACATCGCCCGCGCCCGCGCCGCCGCCGGCGAATATCGGGCCGCGCTCCATCTTCTCGGCGCGCGGGAGGCGCACTGGTCGCCGCCCGTGCTCACCTATTCCGCTCTGACCGGCGACGGTATTCCGGGCGTTTGGGAGCAGGTCGTCCTGCACCGGCAGAAATGCGAGGCGGCCGGCACCTTCGCCGCCACCCGCCGCGCCCAGCAGGTGCGCTGGATGTGGACCCTGCTGAACGAGCGCCTCGCCGAGAAGGTCGCCCACGATGCCGGCGTCAAGGCGCGCCTGCCAGCGTTGGAGCGCGAGGTGGCCGAGGGCGCCCTCTCGCCCGCCCTCGCGGCGGCGGAGATCGCCAGTCTCATTGGGCTTTAGCGCGATGAACCGGCCGTTGCGCATTCTCGTCTGCGCCTTCGGCCCGTTTCCCGGCGTGCCGGCAAACCCCTCGCAGCTTTTGGCGGGTGATCTGCTGCGCCTGCGACGCCCTGCGCTGTCGGACATCGAGATCGCGCTGGAAATCCTGCCGACGCGCTGGGATGCGCTGGCGCGCCTCGATGCCCGGCTTGAGGCGCTCGATCCCGACGCGGCGCTGCTCCTCGGGGTCGCGGCCCGGCGCCGCAGCCTCTCCATCGAGATGCTGGCGGTCAACGCCGCACGGGCCGCGCCGGACGCCGCCCGCAAGCACCCGTCCGCGCGCCGCCTCTCGGCAGGCGGGCCACCGCTCCTGCACTCCGGCGTCCCGGCCGAACGGCTGGCCAACGCGCTGCGTCGCGCCGGCATCGCCGCCGGCCCCTCGCGCGATGCCGGGCGATACCTGTGCAATGCCAGCTATTTCCACGCGCTCTCTTGGGCGGAAAGGGAAAGCGGGCGCCCGCGGCCGGTGCTGTTCGTCCACCTGCCGCGGCGGGAGGGCCGGCCGGCCGGCGTCTCGCGGGCGCGAATGGGGCGCGGGCTCTCCCACATCCTCCTCGCCCTCGCCGCCGAGGCGCGGCGTGGGACCTATGCCCTTAAGTCGATGGGATAGCTACAGCTTTCGCCTTCGGGGACGAACCGCTATAGGCTCGCCCATCCCCACGTACCGAAAGCCGGCCCGTGACGATCTATCTGCCCATTGCCGAGCTGCCAGTCGCCATCTTCACGATCCTTGCGATGGGCCTCGCGGTCGGCTTCATCTCCGGCATGTTCGGCGTCGGCGGCGGCTTCCTGATGACGCCGCTCCTCATCTTCACCGGTGTCCCGCCGGCGGTGGCCGTGGCCAGCGTCTCGCCCTACATGGCGGCCTCCTCCCTGTCCGGTGCCTTGTCCTACTGGCGCAGGGGCATGGTGGATACGACGCTGGCGTGGGTGCTGCTCTCGGGCGGCCTC
The nucleotide sequence above comes from Xanthobacter flavus. Encoded proteins:
- the folP gene encoding dihydropteroate synthase, which codes for MPAAPSRSLLARGHALHLGPRTLIMGILNVTPDSFSDGGRSAAPDDALANARRLVAEGADMLDVGGESTRPGHTPVAAEDEWARIAPVIPALVAEMGVPVSVDTYKAEVARRALEAGASIVNDVWGFTRDPDMAKVVADHDAAAVVMHNRAEVDETLDIVTEMLGFFERVLEIADRAGVKREKLVLDPGIGFGKSFPQNLAAIRRLPELRVLGLPILLGTSRKSLIGKVIQTTPAERVPGTIASNVIAIMDGVEIIRVHDVAAHVQAARVAEAIRDAS
- the folK gene encoding 2-amino-4-hydroxy-6-hydroxymethyldihydropteridine diphosphokinase, giving the protein MTTAYLCLGSNLGDREQTMAQALATLCRAGLTLRRSSSYYETPPWGPVPQGPYLNQVVGVDSPIGPRSLLALGLEVERMLGRDRANEVRFGPRRIDIDILLFGDETVREDDLEIPHPRLMERAFALVPLTEIAPDIVVGGIRAADALAQLDRSGITRHGT
- a CDS encoding CsbD family protein, with the protein product MNWDRIEGNWKQFTGNLKTQWGKLTDDDLTEINGNREVLEGKLQERYGYAKDEVKRQVDTWSTNVRTM
- the meaB gene encoding methylmalonyl Co-A mutase-associated GTPase MeaB codes for the protein MTAAVHDDEKLAAGVAKGERAALARAITLVESRRADHRRRAQALLQSLLPKTGNAYRIGITGVPGVGKSTTIDALGTYLTGLGHKVAVLAVDPSSTRTGGSILGDKTRMARLSIDPAAFIRPSPSGGTLGGIAAKTRETMLLCEAAGFDVVLVETVGVGQSETAVADLTDTFLVLMLPGAGDELQGIKKGVLELADIVAVNKADGDNIARARAAAGEYRAALHLLGAREAHWSPPVLTYSALTGDGIPGVWEQVVLHRQKCEAAGTFAATRRAQQVRWMWTLLNERLAEKVAHDAGVKARLPALEREVAEGALSPALAAAEIASLIGL
- a CDS encoding peptidase C15; translation: MNRPLRILVCAFGPFPGVPANPSQLLAGDLLRLRRPALSDIEIALEILPTRWDALARLDARLEALDPDAALLLGVAARRRSLSIEMLAVNAARAAPDAARKHPSARRLSAGGPPLLHSGVPAERLANALRRAGIAAGPSRDAGRYLCNASYFHALSWAERESGRPRPVLFVHLPRREGRPAGVSRARMGRGLSHILLALAAEARRGTYALKSMG